A single Lusitaniella coriacea LEGE 07157 DNA region contains:
- a CDS encoding type II toxin-antitoxin system VapC family toxin has protein sequence MTQYLLDTNIVLRLSNPADRQHRLVVQAVATLLARADECYLTAQILIEFWVVATRPIDVNGLGWSIEQARHVIDRLRDRFPVAEETQQSFPIWLNIVTENKIRGKRTHDARLIAVMLASNIDCILTLNPNDFLGISGITVVHPQEITRL, from the coding sequence ATGACTCAGTATTTGCTGGATACCAACATCGTTCTGCGCTTGAGTAACCCTGCCGATCGTCAGCACAGATTAGTTGTACAAGCAGTCGCTACTTTACTGGCACGAGCAGACGAATGTTATCTAACAGCACAAATTTTGATTGAGTTTTGGGTTGTTGCCACACGCCCTATTGATGTTAATGGCTTAGGCTGGTCAATTGAGCAAGCACGTCACGTTATCGATCGCCTGCGCGATCGTTTTCCAGTTGCCGAGGAAACGCAACAGAGCTTCCCGATTTGGTTAAATATAGTCACTGAAAATAAAATAAGGGGAAAACGAACTCATGATGCTCGTCTCATCGCTGTGATGCTTGCATCTAACATCGATTGCATTTTAACTCTCAATCCCAATGACTTCTTAGGGATATCTGGCATTACAGTGGTACATCCGCAGGAAATCACTAGACTTTGA
- a CDS encoding FeoA family protein, protein MEPETAMEAETIGHLKSMAVGTVGRVVGYDKALSGYRGRLLSMGLLPGTEFMLLRVASLDDTIDILVSDRYLRLRKPEADALVVEEAIDGE, encoded by the coding sequence ATGGAACCAGAAACCGCAATGGAAGCAGAAACGATCGGTCACTTGAAATCAATGGCGGTGGGAACCGTCGGGCGCGTTGTGGGCTACGATAAGGCTCTGAGTGGCTACAGAGGGCGATTGCTTTCGATGGGATTGCTCCCCGGAACGGAATTTATGCTTTTGCGGGTAGCATCTCTCGACGATACGATAGACATCTTGGTGAGCGATCGCTATTTAAGACTGCGCAAGCCAGAAGCCGATGCCCTCGTGGTGGAGGAAGCTATCGACGGCGAATAA